TTGCAAGAATGGTAAATGGTAACCCAGAACTGTTACCGCTAGAGAAAAATAATCATTATATTCCATCGACATTGTGTGCCCCGACACGTGAAGCGGTATCTGAATATCTCTATCGTTTTATGGGAATAAAGCCTACTGAAAGTGTTGGTGAGCAAGTGCTACGTCGTGCTATGGCAGTGAACCGTGAAGAAGATATTGAGGTTGTTCGTGGCGATTTACAGTTTGGTGAAGCAGCATTAAATACCTATCTTTCTGATCCAGAAGAAGTGTATTACGTTAAATCTCCAAAATCCTTCCTTGGTGCGAATGGATTACGTGACGCTCAAATTAGCTTCTTTGAAGATCTTGTTTGCGCCATGATGGTAAATATCAAACAAAATGCTGAGCAGAACCTACAAGATGATATTACGCAAACGGTCATTGGTCGTCCGGTTAACTTCCAAGGTACTGGCGGTGAGTCTGCTAATATTCAAGCTGAAAAAATTCTGACACAAGCGGCGAAACGCGCTGGCTTTAAAGATGTTTCCTTCCAATTTGAACCTGTTGCCGCAGGGCTAGAGTTTGAATCGACACTGACTGGAAACAAAACCGTATTGGTGGTTGATATCGGTGGTGGTACAACAGACTGTTCATTGCTTGAAATGGGACCGAAATGGGTGAATGAGCATGATAGAACACGTTCATTATTAGCACACAGCGGTCAGCGAGTCGGCGGTAACGATTTAGATATTCATTTAGCATTTAAGCAGTTGATGCCAGAGTTTGGCCTAGGTAGTAAAACGGTACGTGGTATTGATATGCCATTTAATCAATTCTGGAATCCTATTGCGATTAACAACGTTGCTGCACAAACTGAGTTTTATTCTGATGCCAACTTACGTGCATTAGAAAAGCTTCGTTATGATGCGGCTGATC
The sequence above is a segment of the Photobacterium leiognathi genome. Coding sequences within it:
- the yegD gene encoding molecular chaperone — protein: MFIGFDYGTANCSVARMVNGNPELLPLEKNNHYIPSTLCAPTREAVSEYLYRFMGIKPTESVGEQVLRRAMAVNREEDIEVVRGDLQFGEAALNTYLSDPEEVYYVKSPKSFLGANGLRDAQISFFEDLVCAMMVNIKQNAEQNLQDDITQTVIGRPVNFQGTGGESANIQAEKILTQAAKRAGFKDVSFQFEPVAAGLEFESTLTGNKTVLVVDIGGGTTDCSLLEMGPKWVNEHDRTRSLLAHSGQRVGGNDLDIHLAFKQLMPEFGLGSKTVRGIDMPFNQFWNPIAINNVAAQTEFYSDANLRALEKLRYDAADPDKLNRLIHVYHETLGYQIVRRAEEAKIALSEQDKYRVDMAIMKDLFAVDITAKQFAEAIETPTDKMRELVIEALAQGGITPDVVFMTGGTARSPILRQCIEQQLPNIPIVSGNYFGSVTAGLARWAERCYR